TGCCGAACACGGCCGGGTGCTACACCGCCGGAGACGCGATCAAGACGGCTCGGATGGCGCGGGAGGCATTCGAGACCGACCTGATCAAACTGGAGGTGATCGGGGACGAGCGGACCCTGCTGCCGGATGGCGTCGAGCTGCTGAAAGCGGCGGAGGCGCTGGTCATGGACGGGTTCACGGTGCTGCCGTACACCACGGACGACCCGATCCTGGCCCGCCGGCTGGCCGACGCGGGGTGTGCCGCGGTGATGCCCGCCGGTTCGCCGATCGGGTCCGGGCTGGGCATCTCCAACCCGCACCACATCGAGCTGATCCGGCAGAGCGTCGACGTGCCGGTGGTCCTGGACGCCGGGATCGGGACCGCGTCGGACGCCACCCTCGCGATGGAGCTGGGCTGCGACGCGGTGCTGGTCGCCAGCGCGATCACCCGGGCTGACGACCCCACCACGATGGCGGTGGCGATGCGGCACGCGGTCGCGGCGGGACGGCTTGCCCGGCGGGCCGGGCGGATCCCGCGGCGGTTCCACGCGGTGGCGTCCACACCGGACGAGGGGATACCGGTGTGGTGACCCCGGGCGGGCTGGTGGTGCTCACCGATCGGCGATCAGCGGTGGGGCCGCTGGTGGAGACGGTCGCCGCCGCGGTGCGCGGGGGAGCGGCCTGGGTGGTGCTGCGCGAACGTGACCTGCCCCGCGAGCAGCGCGTCGAGCTGGCGGAGGAGCTGCGGGCGGTGGTGCCGGCCGGGCGGCTGATCGTGGCCGGGCCGGATCCGCTCGGTGGGGCGGCGGTGCATCTGGCGGCGGCGGATCCGGTGCCGGACGGGGTGCCGCTGGTCGGGCGGTCTTGGCATGGGACCGAGGTGCTGTCCGGTGTGGACTATGTGACGCTCTCGCCGATCTATCTGACTTCGACGAAGCCGGGGTATGGGCCGGCGCTGGGTGTGGTGCGGGCCGCGGAGCTTGCTGGGAGTGTTCCGTGGCTGGCGTTGGGTGGGGTGGATTCGGCGGCTCGGGCGGCGGAGTGTGCGGGGGCGGGGGCGGCAGGGATCGCGGTGTTGGGGGCGGTCATGCGGGCGGCGAATCCGGAGCGGGTGGCTCGGATGTTGGCCGGGTCGTTTGCCGCCGCTCAATCACAGCCCCCACCCGCCCTGGGGGGCGACCCCGAGTCCCAGTGTGACGCCGCCCCCGAGGACCCCGCCCCCACCCTGTGGACAACGAAACAATGTGGACAACGGCACAGCGAGGCCCGGGCATGACCCCGCCGGTAGTCCTCACCATCGCCGGCTCCGACTCCGGCGGCGGCGCCGGCATCCAGGCCGATCTCAAGACCTTCGCCGCCCTCGGCGCCTACGGGACCTCGGTCCTCACCGCCGTCACCGCCCAGAACACGCTGGGCGTGACCGCGATCCACCCGATCCCCGCCGGCACCGTCGCCGCCCAGCTGGACGCCGTGCTCAGCGACCTCCCGGTGGCCGCCGTCAAGGTCGGGATGATCGCCGATCCCGCCGTCGCCGAGGTGCTCGCCGACCGCGCCGCCGACCTGCCGAATCTGGTCGTCGACCCGGTGCTGGTGGCCACCTCGGGGAGCCGGCTCGGGGAGGCCTCGATCGTTTCGGTGCTGCTGCCGTACGCCGAAGTCGTGACCCCGAACCGAGCGGAAGCCGGCGCCCTCGTCGGACAGCGAGTCGAGACCGCCTCGGAGATGGCCGCGGCGGCGGCCGCGCTGGCCGGCCGCGGACCGCGCGCCGTGGTGGTGACCGGGAGCGAACTGGCGGTCGACCTGCTCTGGCACGACGGGGCGACGTCCGAGCTGCGCGGCGAGCCGGTGCCGACGGCGAACAACCACGGGTCGGGGTGCACTTTCTCCTCGGCGATCGCGGTGCGGCTGGCGGCCGGCGACTCGGTGCCGGACGCGGTCGCGGCGGCGAAGCGATACGTGACCGGGGCGCTGCGCGGCGGCGCCTCCTGGCGGCTGGGCGCCGGGCCCGGACCGCTGGACCACTTCTGGGCGCGGTAGGGCCCGGACTTTCAGGCTCCGGCGGGGTGGCGTGCTGCCATCGGCTGCCGGTTTTGTACCTACATGGGAGGAAACATGAGGCGCAAGGTCTACGTGGAGGGCTCCCGGCCGGAGATCCGGGTGCCGTTCAACGAGGTGGTGCTGACCGACGGCAGCTCGTCGGTGCGGCTCTACGACACGTCCGGTCCGGGCAGCGACCCGTCGCAGGGGTTGCCGCCGATACGCAAGCCGTGGTGGGACGGGCGCACCCAGCTCGCCGCCGCGCGGGCCGGCGACATCACGCCGGAGATGGAGTTCGTCGCGGTCCGCGAGGGTGTCGACGCCGAAGTCGTCCGTGACGAGATCGCGGCCGGGCGAGCGGTGCTGCCGGCCAACCGCAACCACCCCGAGTCCGAGCCGATGATCATCGGGTCGAAGTTCCTGGTGAAGGTCAACGCGAACATCGGCACCTCGGCGGTCACCTCGTCGGTCGCCGAGGAGGTGGAGAAGCTCACCTGGGCCACCCGGTGGGGCGCCGACACCGTGATGGACCTGTCCACCGGGCCGCGGATCCACGAGACCCGCGAGGCGATCGTCCGCAACTCGCCGGTGCCGATCGGGACCGTGCCGATCTACCAGGCCCTGGAGAAGGTCAACGGTGATCCGCTCAAGCTCACCTGGGAGCTGTTCCGGGAGACCGTGATCGAGCAGGCCGAGCAGGGCGTGGACTACATGACGATCCACGCGGGCGTGCTGCTCGAATACGTGCCGCTGGCGGCCGAGCGGGTCACCGGCATCGTCTCCCGGGGCGGGTCGATCATGGCGGCCTGGTGCCTGGCCGAGCACCGGCAGAACTTCCTCTACACGCACTTCCGCGAGCTGTGCGAGATCTTCCGGGAGTACGACATCACGTTCTCGCTCGGCGACGGCCTGCGGCCCGGATCGATCGCGGACGCCAACGACGAGGCGCAGTTCGCCGAGCTGCGCACGCTCGGCGAGCTGACCCACATCGCCTGGGAGTACGACGTCCAGGTCATGGTCGAAGGCCCCGGCCACGTGCCGATGCACAAGATCAAGGAGAACGTGGACCTGCAGCAGGAGCTGTGCTCGGGCGCGCCGTTCTACACACTCGGGCCGCTCGCCACCGACATCGCCCCGGCCTACGACCACATCACCTCGGCGATCGGCGCCGCGATGATCGGGATGTTCGGGACGGCGATGCTCTGCTACGTCACGCCCAAGGAGCACCTCGGCCTGCCGAACAAGGAGGACGTCAAGGCCGGGATGATCGCGTACAAGATCGCGGCGCACTCGGCGGACCTGGCGAAGGGGCACCCCGGCGCCCAGGCCTGGGACGACGCGCTGTCGCACGCCCGGTTCGAGTTCCGCTGGGAAGATCAGTTCGAGCTGGCCCTCGACCCGGAGACGGCTCGGGCGTACCACGACGAGACGCTGCCGGCCGCGCCGGCGAAGACCGCGCACTTCTGCTCGATGTGCGGCCCGAAGTTCTGCTCCATGAAGATCAGCCACGAGCTGCGGGCGGCCGGCATGAAGGCCAAGTCGTCGGAGTTCGTGGACGCGGGCGGCCGGGTCTACCTGCCGGTCAGCTCGGCCTAGTCCTGCTCGGGCCGCTTCGGGCGGGGCAGGAAGTCGTAGACCGGGTCACGCGGGGCAGCGCGCGCCAAGCGCTGCTTGCGGGCCCGGTCCGCGGCCGCCTGATCCCGCTCGGCCTTGCGGGTGATCGCCTGCTCCAGCGCCTGGTTCCGCTCGGCGAGCTCCTCGGCCGCCTTCCGCTCCGCTGCCATGTCCTGCGCACTCTTCCCCTCTGCCGCCTCGGTGTCACCCTTTGCCTCGGGCGTCTCCGCGGTCCTGCTCTCGGTTCCGGTCGTCTCCGTGGTCTCCGCCACCGGTTCGGCGGCCTCGGGGATCGTGGTCCCGGTCGTCTTCGCGGTCTCGGCTTTCGGCCCGGGCCCGACGGTCGTTTCGTTGTCGGCCTTGGCTTGCGGCTGGGCCCCGGCCTCCGGGGCCGCTGCCTTGCGAGCGCGGGGCTTGCGGCTCGCTGCCCGCTTCCGGGGAGCGGTCTTCGCCGGCTCCGCATCGCTGTTCGCCGCCGACTCCGCCACATCCTCTTTCGGTACGTCCGGAGCCGCCGCCCGAAGCTCCACCGCCGGCGTCCCGCTCGGTGCGTCCTCGACCGGCTCAGCCTCCGGCGCCACCTTCTGCCGCCGCCTCGGCGAACGTCGAGCCGGCCGCTCCGTCGCGCCACCTTCCGTCTCTGAGGATTCCGGTGCGGCGGCATGTTCCTGAGCGGTTGCGGCCTTCGCCGGCGCGGCCTTTCGCGGGGTCTTCGCTCGCGTCGAGGTCGTCGCCTTCCTCGCAGTCCCGGCGGCCTTCGGCGCTTCTCCCGGCTCCGGAATGCTCTCCGGCTCGGCTTCGTTTTCGGTGATGGCAGCGTCCGGCTCGGCCTTCTTTTCCGCCTGGACGGCGGCCTCCTGCTCGGGCTCGTCTTTCGCCTGGACGGCGGCCTCCGGCTCGGTCTCGTCTTTCGCCTGGGCGGCGGCCTCCGGCTCGGTCTCGTCTTTCGCCTGGGCGGCGGCCTCCGGCTCGGTCTTTTCCTTCACCGGGGTGGCGGCCTCGGCTTCGCCCTCCGCCTGGGTTGTGCTCTCCGGCCCGGTCCCATCTTCCTCCGGGATCGCGGTCCCCGGTTCGGCCTCGACCTCTGCCTGAGTGGCGGTCTCCGGTTCGGCCGGGGCTTCAGCCTCCGTTGTCACCTCAGCGGCGACCGTCTCTTCCGCGACAGCGGCCGACTGATCCTCCGCGGAGCGCGCGGCCGTTGTCTCCCCGGCATTCTCCTCGGGGACGGGCGAGACCTCGGTGGCTCGCTCGGGCTTCGCGGTCCGGCCGACCAGGGCAAGCGTCGGCTTCGGTTGCTGGTCCGGCTCGGGAATCGGCACCTCGTCGGCCTGCCCAGCCGCGGACCCGAGGTCGCTGGAAGGCTCTCGTGTCGGCTTTTGATCAGCCAACTCCGGCGGCCGAACCTGAGCGATCTCCGGAACGTGCGCCGTCTCCTCCTGGACTTCCGCCTCCGTCGCTTCGGCAGCCGGTGAGGCTTCCCCTTGGTCGGCCTTGTGAGCCGCGGCCTCCTTGACCGGCTTCACCTTGTCGGCGGACGCCTCCGCCGCCGGACCGGGCGTGTTGATCACCGACGCGATGCCGAGGGCGGCCGACTTCTGCGCACGACGCGCGGGATGCGGCATCCCGGAGAGCGGCGGCTTCGCGGCAGCCGGCCGCGCCGGAACGATCCGGAACCGATAGACGACCCCGTCATCCCGGACCACGAAGTCATCGGCCCCGTCCGGCCGGGTCCAGGTCAGGATCATCTGCCCGTACTTCTCCGCCAACTTCACCAGCGCCGGAAACGTAGCCACCGTCACCACCGGCTCGCTCTGCTTCCCCACCGGCTCGATCGGCACCAGCAGATGCCCGTACCGCCGCTGGATCTGCGCCCGAGTAGCCAGCGGCACACTCCTCAGAGCGGTCAACCCGATGCCGATGATCCCCACGACGGCGATGAGCAGCAGGCGGATCGCATACGTCCGAGCCGCCGCCGCCGTCATCAGATCCCGCCCGAGCACACTGATCTGTCGCGGGTAGACCCCACCACCGGTGGTCTTGCCGGATTCGTCGACCACCAGACTCTCGGGCCCATTGGTCAGGGCCAGTTGAAGCTGGCTGAACGCGAGGGACAGCTGGGGCTCGAAGACAGTGCCGTCGCTGTGTTCAACGTGTGCCGTGACCACGATGGTGATCTGACCAAGGTCGGCACCGATTGCCTTGGCCGCATCCTGCACGCGATCTTCTATGCCACCGAGGTCGAGTAGCACGGTACTGGTGTAACGCTCGGCCGAGAATTGCCGTGCTTGCGAGAGTTGCATCGTCGAGTGCCAGCCGGCGGCGGACGACAGCCGAGCATTGATATTGATCCGACCTGGGTCTCCCCGATATTGCAGTTGCAAGTCGACGAAGTCGGCAAGGCTTCTGTATATCGGATCGGGAGAGTAGGCGACGGTTCCGTCGTAGGCGGCCGACGGCTTGACCTTGGCAGAGTACGAGAATGTCATCGACTCACCGGCTGCCAGCCTGCTCGGTGTTGACTGAGTGGCCGGCTTCATCCACCCGAGGACGCCCAGAATCAAGCCGATGCCCACGAACATCGCGGTCAGCAGGGCGAGGAGTCGGAGGCCGGGATGAAGACGGCTGACGGCCTTGACTACGACCACGGCCGCTGCCCAGGAGCCACCTCCGCCAGCCATGCCCTTCGCTCTCTTCTTACGAGATCCGCGTGGAATGCCCCTACGCGTCTTGGCTGCGGCCGTTCCGCCACTGACCACCAGGAACCCGAGCATGCCCAGGCCCGTGGGGCTGAGCACGGGCTTGAGCCAGATCCCGCCCTTGGGAATGTGAACCACCGCACGGCCAATTAATTGGTCAGCGGTCGGGTTGACGCCATCGATATTAGGGTTGTTGTCCCCTTTGAAGACATATCCCGTCACTGCGTTGCCGCCGATGATGCGATGAAGCACCTCGACTCGCCCGCCTCCACCATGGTAGGCGGCAATCTGCCCTACTTCGTAGGAATCAGATTTGGCGACCACGACCAGATCGCCGGCGTAGTACACGGGATTCATGCTGATCCCGTGTGTGATGACGTATGAGATTCGGTGTGTACTTACGGCCCATGTGCCAATGGCCGCCATCCCTAGGATGACGGCCATGGCCAGACGTCTGACATTACGCTGTATGACGACTCCGTCAGAAACGTAAGTGCTCCGAGAGCTGGAGATTCCGAGAGATCAGGTCCCTCCGCTCGGGCAGATTACTACGACACGGTGACCGCAAGCGCCGAAATGGCGGTCCAGGTCTTGCTCGAGCCCGCCGGGCAGTTCCAGACGCCGGCGCTCGTGTGAGTGCAGGTCACCGGGCTTCCGGCACCCGTCGGCGCGCTAGTTCCAGTGGTGCCGGTGACCTTCACCTTGACGGTGCCGGACGTGAGCGCGGCGGTGGTGTCGTCCTTGAGCGTCAGCTTGATGGCGGCGTACTCGGTCGGCGCAGAGACGTCATTGACGATCTGGATGTTCTCCAGCGATGCGCCGACGACGCTGATGCTGGCCGTCTCGCCGCCCGCGACGATCTGGGAAGGAAGGTTGGTGACGCTGATGCCGTTCGCGGTGAAGGCGGTGCTGCCGGCAGCAACGGCACCGGCAACGGCGACACCACCCATGAGCTGAAGCATTGCGCGCATATGAATCGTTCCCCTGTTCGTTCGGTGGTAGCCCAGCCGACCTCGTGGGTCCTGTGGCTTTGCGTCCCCGGCTCGCGCCGGGTTTGCCCTTCTCGCCGAGCGGACTTCGTTATCCCCTGGCAGCAGGTTGATTCGGCTGCGGCGGGGAGCGGGTAAGCATTGGCAGCGACTTCGGCCACTCAGACTTTTTGGAAACTTCTGCCTTAGCGGGCCTCGGGTGCTAACGGGTGCTCGGCGGTTGCCAATGGGGGCGGGAAATGCGACACCGCCGCCGAAGCGGGTGGGAAAGCGGCGTGGCAGCCGTTCGGAGACGGCTGCCACGGGACGTGCTCAGGGCGTACGAAAAATGGGGTCAGAGTTTGTAGAAGGTCACGTAGTGATCCGGGGTGAAGTACGCGACCTTGGTGCTGCGATTGACCACGATGCGGTACGCGTCGCGCGAGGCGCCCTTCGCGCGGGAGTACACGTCGTATTCGTTGTAGGTGGCCGACGGCAGGTAGCCCTCGCGGTTCTGGAAGGTGCCACCGGTGTAGTTGTAGTTGCCGTACGGCCAGGAGTACCAGCCGGAGCTGAGCGGCCAGCCGAGCGACTGCCAGCCGGTGTACGCCGTGCGGGCGGCCGAGCAGCGGCTGATCGTGCACGACGAGTAGACGGCGGCCTGCGCGGCCGCGGTGTGCGTCGGGGCGACCACGGCGGGGGCGACGAGCGCGGTGCCGGCCAGGCCGACGATGAGGGCCAGGCTGAGGAGCAGTTTGCGGACGCGGGGCAGGGGACGGCTCATGGTCGGACTCCGATGCGTCGGGGGATGGGGCTCGGATATCGGCCATCGTTACTGTCCGAGCCGCGCCGCGGTACCTCCCGACCGCATCATTTCATCGGAGTTTACGAATGTTTTACTGCCCGCCGAGCCCGCTTACCCAATCGACATAGTCCGTTTCCGATCCTGGTCGGCGGGCCGGTCCGCTGATCGACGTGGGCTCCACGAGCGGCCCGTGCGACGCGGTGACCGGCTGGCCCGCGGCGAACCCGTCGAACCGCTCCGCGGCCGGCGCCGGAGCCGGTGCGGGGGCGGACGAGCGCTGGGACCGCCAGCCGCTCCGTCCACCGGGGGCGGGCTTCGGCTGCTGGCCGGAGAAGCGCGGCGGGTTGCCGGGCGGCGGCGCCTGCGGCGCGGTCTGCGTCGGTGCGGGCGCCTGCGGGCGGGCCTGGGTCGGGATCGGCTCGGCCGGGAACGGCGCGCCGGACCGGAACGGGCTGCCGGTGCCGGCCGAGAACGGGTTGTTCGGCGTGCCGGGGACCGGGAGCACCCCGGTGTCGGACGGCCGCAACTGCTCCTCGGGGCGCTGCGCGGCGGCCGCCGCGGCCTGCGCGATCGCCGACGCCGCCGGGGCGTCCCGCTTCGGCAGCGGCGCCGGTGCCGGGTCGGCGGCGGTCTCGGCCGCGGTGTCGGTGCCCGGGGCGCTGCGGACGATCGCGGCCAGCACCGAGCCGAGCACGCCGGCGCCGCACGCGGTCATCGCGGCCCAGTACGGGTCCGACTGGAAGCCGGTGCCGCCGGTCTCCGGGCCGGAGATCAGGTACGCCATGGTCAGCAGCGCCGGGCCGGCCAGCCCGGACAGGCCGACGGCGAGGGTGGACAGCTTGCGCCCGCGGGCGACCCAGCCGACCACCAGGCCGGCGAGCAGCGCCAGCGTCGGCATGGTGAGGAACGCGGTGTGCCCGGCGACGGCGGGCGGGATCAGGCTGCCGTTGAGCACGCCCAGCCGGATCGCGATCGGGGTGCGGCCGGGCAGCAGCGACGGGCCGATCGAGATCAGCGCGACCAGCCAGATCAGCACGCTCAGCGTCGCCGCGCTCCAGCGGGCGACCGGCTTGGCGGCGGTGGCCCACGCGGCGAAGATGCCGGCCGCCGCGCCGAGCCCGACGGCGGCGCCGATCACGAAGACCGGCTGCACGCCGGCGACCTGCGCGGCCCGGGCCGGCTGCATGGTCAGGGGGAGGACGGCCAGCGCGCCGACGCCGGCCGCGATGCCCATCGCGAGGGCGCCGCCCGGGCCGACCGGACGGGGCCGCCAGCGCGGGCGCATGCCGGTGGCGATCAGGGCGCCGAGCGCCGCGGCGGTCGTGGTGATCCAGGCGACCCAGGCGAGCTGCGCGGTCCAATTGTTACGCGCAGTGATGTCGAGCACCCGGTCCAGTCGCACGATGCCGAGTCCGTAGGCGATGCCGAGTTGGCCGGCTCCGATCACCGCTGCTGCCGTGGCGGTGGTGGCCAGCAACTTCACCCAGCTCCGAAATGCCATGCCGGGCACGTTACGGAATGCGGTGGCCGATCCGCCAGTGGGGAGTCGGCTTCTTAAGACAGCCTAAAGTCTGAGAATTGCAGTCACTCTCCGTGTCGTCAGGGCGACGTAACGGCGAGTTGCCATTTCTATCCTCCAGAGTGGACACTGTCCGGCACGGACAACGAGTCCGTCGCGTCGTGTCAATCCTTGCGAACGTGAGAGCCCTGCTCAGAAGCCATGATTCGGTCAGCGGGCGGGACGGGGCTCTCACATAGTGGTTGGAATCGTGATGGTGTTCGGTGGCCGTGACCGCGCGGGCTGCCGCCGATGAGACATTCGTGCACGTCAACGCATCGGCGATGCGCGGGACGCGCTCGCGAGTGCGGTTGTCACTCGGACAGGCGGTCGGTTTCCGGGAGGTTCCAGGCTTCCCAAACCGCCCGGGGTTCTGATGAAATCGCCGCCGTGCCGCATTCGGCACGGACCTTGCTGCGGGCATCGGACGGGGCCGGACCGCACACCTCGAACGGCATCGCGCCGGCGTCCGCGAAGGAGATGTCGTGAGCACGGGATCCTCGGCCCTGGCTGTGCGACGTGGTCCTTTCGCCCGGCTCCGGGACGCGGGCATCCGCGCCAAGCTCGCCGGCCTGCTGATCATCCCGATCACCGCGGTGCTGGTCCTGGCCTCGGTACGCCTGACGGACGTCCGCGGCCGGGCCACCGACGCCGGCCGGGTCGCCGACCTCACCGTGCTCGGCAACGACGTCTCCGAACTGGCCCGGCTCCTGCACCGGGAACGGATGGCGGCGGCCGCCTACCTGGCCGCGCCGAAGACGTCACCGGACGCGTACCGGCAGGTGTCGGCGGCGGTCGACGCGCAGATCCAGACGTTCCGCGCGCACCGCGGCGCGGCCGACGAGGTGCCGGCCCGGGTCCGTGACCGGCTCCAGCTGATCCAGGACCGGCTCGCCGCGCTGCCCGACACCCGCGACGAGGTGTCCGCCCGGGAGAAGCTGACGATGGCCACCGCGGTCCAGCGGTACGGCGTGATCCTCGACGGCTTGTCCGATTATGACGAGTCGCTGAGCCAGGTCGCCGAGCCCGGCATGGTCGCCGACGGGCTGCGCGCGCTCGCCGCGTACAGCCGGATCGAGGCGGCCGCCGCCGACCAGGAGGCGGCCGCGTACACGGTCAAGATGACCGGCCTGCTCAGCGGAACGTGGCAGCAGGAGCTGATCGGCGCGCAGGCGGCCCGGCAGGAGGCGCTCGACGACTTCCGGCAGATCGCCACCGCCGACCAGACCAGCCGGATCGAGGCCACCCTCGCGGACGCCACGGTGGCCCAGGCGGACAGCCTGGTCACCCGGCTGACCGGGCCCGCGGCGGTGGAGGTCGCCGACCTGACCGAGACGTACGGAAAGGTCCTCGACCGGCTGCGGACCACCGGCCTCGGGCTGGAGGCGGACGTCGTGCGGGTCGCCAAGGACGACAGCGCCGGCACCGCCCGGCGCGCCACCGCCGAGTTCGTGGTGGTGCTGCTGGTCCTGCTCGCCGCCATCGCGCTCGGCGTCTATCTGGCCCGCACCCTGCACCTGTCGGTCCGC
Above is a genomic segment from Actinoplanes ianthinogenes containing:
- a CDS encoding DUF5305 family protein → MYYAGDLVVVAKSDSYEVGQIAAYHGGGGRVEVLHRIIGGNAVTGYVFKGDNNPNIDGVNPTADQLIGRAVVHIPKGGIWLKPVLSPTGLGMLGFLVVSGGTAAAKTRRGIPRGSRKKRAKGMAGGGGSWAAAVVVVKAVSRLHPGLRLLALLTAMFVGIGLILGVLGWMKPATQSTPSRLAAGESMTFSYSAKVKPSAAYDGTVAYSPDPIYRSLADFVDLQLQYRGDPGRININARLSSAAGWHSTMQLSQARQFSAERYTSTVLLDLGGIEDRVQDAAKAIGADLGQITIVVTAHVEHSDGTVFEPQLSLAFSQLQLALTNGPESLVVDESGKTTGGGVYPRQISVLGRDLMTAAAARTYAIRLLLIAVVGIIGIGLTALRSVPLATRAQIQRRYGHLLVPIEPVGKQSEPVVTVATFPALVKLAEKYGQMILTWTRPDGADDFVVRDDGVVYRFRIVPARPAAAKPPLSGMPHPARRAQKSAALGIASVINTPGPAAEASADKVKPVKEAAAHKADQGEASPAAEATEAEVQEETAHVPEIAQVRPPELADQKPTREPSSDLGSAAGQADEVPIPEPDQQPKPTLALVGRTAKPERATEVSPVPEENAGETTAARSAEDQSAAVAEETVAAEVTTEAEAPAEPETATQAEVEAEPGTAIPEEDGTGPESTTQAEGEAEAATPVKEKTEPEAAAQAKDETEPEAAAQAKDETEPEAAVQAKDEPEQEAAVQAEKKAEPDAAITENEAEPESIPEPGEAPKAAGTARKATTSTRAKTPRKAAPAKAATAQEHAAAPESSETEGGATERPARRSPRRRQKVAPEAEPVEDAPSGTPAVELRAAAPDVPKEDVAESAANSDAEPAKTAPRKRAASRKPRARKAAAPEAGAQPQAKADNETTVGPGPKAETAKTTGTTIPEAAEPVAETTETTGTESRTAETPEAKGDTEAAEGKSAQDMAAERKAAEELAERNQALEQAITRKAERDQAAADRARKQRLARAAPRDPVYDFLPRPKRPEQD
- the thiC gene encoding phosphomethylpyrimidine synthase ThiC translates to MRRKVYVEGSRPEIRVPFNEVVLTDGSSSVRLYDTSGPGSDPSQGLPPIRKPWWDGRTQLAAARAGDITPEMEFVAVREGVDAEVVRDEIAAGRAVLPANRNHPESEPMIIGSKFLVKVNANIGTSAVTSSVAEEVEKLTWATRWGADTVMDLSTGPRIHETREAIVRNSPVPIGTVPIYQALEKVNGDPLKLTWELFRETVIEQAEQGVDYMTIHAGVLLEYVPLAAERVTGIVSRGGSIMAAWCLAEHRQNFLYTHFRELCEIFREYDITFSLGDGLRPGSIADANDEAQFAELRTLGELTHIAWEYDVQVMVEGPGHVPMHKIKENVDLQQELCSGAPFYTLGPLATDIAPAYDHITSAIGAAMIGMFGTAMLCYVTPKEHLGLPNKEDVKAGMIAYKIAAHSADLAKGHPGAQAWDDALSHARFEFRWEDQFELALDPETARAYHDETLPAAPAKTAHFCSMCGPKFCSMKISHELRAAGMKAKSSEFVDAGGRVYLPVSSA
- the thiD gene encoding bifunctional hydroxymethylpyrimidine kinase/phosphomethylpyrimidine kinase, coding for MTPPVVLTIAGSDSGGGAGIQADLKTFAALGAYGTSVLTAVTAQNTLGVTAIHPIPAGTVAAQLDAVLSDLPVAAVKVGMIADPAVAEVLADRAADLPNLVVDPVLVATSGSRLGEASIVSVLLPYAEVVTPNRAEAGALVGQRVETASEMAAAAAALAGRGPRAVVVTGSELAVDLLWHDGATSELRGEPVPTANNHGSGCTFSSAIAVRLAAGDSVPDAVAAAKRYVTGALRGGASWRLGAGPGPLDHFWAR
- a CDS encoding ribonuclease domain-containing protein, whose translation is MSRPLPRVRKLLLSLALIVGLAGTALVAPAVVAPTHTAAAQAAVYSSCTISRCSAARTAYTGWQSLGWPLSSGWYSWPYGNYNYTGGTFQNREGYLPSATYNEYDVYSRAKGASRDAYRIVVNRSTKVAYFTPDHYVTFYKL
- a CDS encoding thiamine phosphate synthase is translated as MVTPGGLVVLTDRRSAVGPLVETVAAAVRGGAAWVVLRERDLPREQRVELAEELRAVVPAGRLIVAGPDPLGGAAVHLAAADPVPDGVPLVGRSWHGTEVLSGVDYVTLSPIYLTSTKPGYGPALGVVRAAELAGSVPWLALGGVDSAARAAECAGAGAAGIAVLGAVMRAANPERVARMLAGSFAAAQSQPPPALGGDPESQCDAAPEDPAPTLWTTKQCGQRHSEARA
- a CDS encoding thiazole synthase; this encodes MTVDLLPENGLILGTGGANSLAALEEAIVASETDLVTVALRRVEAAGPGLLPMLERLKVRILPNTAGCYTAGDAIKTARMAREAFETDLIKLEVIGDERTLLPDGVELLKAAEALVMDGFTVLPYTTDDPILARRLADAGCAAVMPAGSPIGSGLGISNPHHIELIRQSVDVPVVLDAGIGTASDATLAMELGCDAVLVASAITRADDPTTMAVAMRHAVAAGRLARRAGRIPRRFHAVASTPDEGIPVW